One part of the Treponema sp. OMZ 787 genome encodes these proteins:
- a CDS encoding cytidylate kinase family protein — protein sequence MAIITISRKIASFGDETAIELAKLLNYNFIDRKSLEKDLLARGISEAQLKKYDERKPGFWASLSRERDSYFDYLREAVYEHASSGNSIFIGRGGFALLRNVPGLYSVRLVAADDVRISRLMKEFNYSEKDARARMEESDNNRDGFHKSFFNTANEDASEYNLVINTGHITPLQAAEIIKFGFEKTVSKEEAALGDKRLKELLLAQKIVNHISFDLKLQIYFLEADISENEVILHGVADNAGLIQKAVAVAQEMAEGRKVSSAISMVNEYKPFP from the coding sequence ATGGCAATTATAACTATTTCAAGAAAAATCGCTTCCTTTGGCGATGAAACAGCAATTGAGCTGGCCAAGCTTTTAAATTATAATTTTATCGACCGTAAGTCGTTGGAGAAAGATTTGCTCGCAAGAGGAATTTCGGAAGCCCAGCTAAAAAAATATGATGAACGCAAGCCCGGTTTTTGGGCATCGCTTTCAAGGGAGAGAGATTCCTATTTTGATTATCTGCGTGAGGCTGTATACGAACACGCTTCTTCAGGCAACAGTATTTTTATAGGAAGAGGAGGTTTCGCTCTTTTGAGGAATGTTCCCGGGCTTTATTCGGTTCGCCTTGTTGCCGCCGACGATGTAAGAATTTCAAGATTGATGAAAGAATTTAACTATTCCGAAAAAGATGCAAGAGCCAGAATGGAAGAAAGCGACAATAACCGTGACGGATTCCACAAGAGCTTTTTTAACACGGCTAATGAGGACGCTTCGGAATACAACTTGGTTATAAATACAGGACACATTACCCCCCTTCAAGCTGCCGAGATAATCAAATTCGGTTTTGAGAAAACCGTAAGCAAAGAAGAAGCAGCTTTAGGAGATAAAAGATTAAAAGAACTTTTACTGGCCCAAAAAATCGTCAATCATATCTCTTTTGATCTTAAACTGCAAATATACTTCCTAGAAGCAGATATTTCGGAAAATGAGGTTATTTTACACGGAGTTGCAGACAATGCAGGTCTTATTCAAAAGGCGGTAGCAGTTGCTCAAGAAATGGCCGAAGGCCGTAAGGTTTCTTCTGCGATAAGCATGGTAAATGAGTATAAACCCTTCCCATAA
- a CDS encoding TP0733 family outer membrane beta-barrel protein, which translates to MKKFIFCFLIISVFLIPVFAQEEAEPPSNSKIDGTAVFRPVRQGDKFIKIGLSLGVPLFNTSNTKFAIKPNIWPGGSINASFGYYVLDGFSLGGSISFQFYPTLAKNLYFAVPITFDMGYTFAAGKWRFPLGGGIGGSIQSYSGNGAQYFGMIFRFDAGTYYQYSPEWSFGGDVSWNVVPEWHKNSSLNRTANFLGISLAARYHL; encoded by the coding sequence GTGAAGAAATTTATTTTCTGTTTCTTAATTATAAGTGTTTTTTTGATTCCTGTTTTTGCACAAGAAGAGGCAGAGCCTCCTTCAAACAGTAAAATAGACGGTACAGCCGTATTTAGGCCGGTCCGGCAAGGCGACAAATTTATAAAAATAGGCCTATCCTTGGGAGTGCCTCTTTTTAATACTTCGAATACAAAATTTGCCATTAAACCTAATATTTGGCCGGGCGGCTCTATAAATGCATCCTTCGGGTATTATGTTTTAGACGGCTTTTCATTGGGAGGAAGCATAAGTTTTCAGTTTTATCCCACATTGGCAAAAAACCTATACTTTGCTGTTCCTATAACTTTTGATATGGGCTATACATTTGCTGCCGGAAAGTGGCGTTTTCCTCTTGGCGGAGGCATAGGAGGTTCTATTCAATCGTATAGCGGAAATGGAGCTCAGTATTTCGGTATGATTTTTAGGTTTGATGCAGGTACTTACTATCAGTATTCGCCCGAATGGTCATTCGGTGGAGATGTGTCTTGGAATGTTGTTCCTGAATGGCATAAAAATTCGAGTCTCAATAGAACAGCAAATTTTTTAGGTATCAGCCTTGCAGCCAGATATCACCTTTAA
- a CDS encoding NUDIX hydrolase — translation MEKNNEIMWKPDASREILKTRVFTVCEKDSISPEGEKKTFISLKAPSWVIVVPVYRNSSGEDIFVMVQQWRHGSENVCVEFPGGVVDAGERPEDAALRELVEETGRTPKNIKCLSVLSPNPAIMENSCSIFLAELDKGEVKQNLDEDEFLNILEIPVKNVIQNMGNPPYTHAIMNAALFLYLKEKKYH, via the coding sequence ATGGAAAAGAATAATGAGATTATGTGGAAGCCCGATGCTTCCAGAGAAATCTTAAAAACAAGGGTCTTTACCGTCTGTGAAAAAGACAGTATTTCTCCTGAAGGAGAAAAAAAGACCTTTATTTCTTTAAAAGCTCCCAGCTGGGTTATTGTTGTTCCAGTATACCGAAACTCATCGGGGGAAGACATCTTTGTGATGGTACAGCAATGGCGGCACGGCTCTGAAAATGTTTGTGTGGAATTTCCCGGCGGTGTTGTAGATGCAGGCGAAAGACCGGAAGATGCCGCTTTGAGAGAACTTGTTGAAGAAACCGGACGGACTCCTAAAAATATAAAATGCTTGTCGGTTTTATCTCCCAATCCTGCAATAATGGAAAACTCTTGCTCCATTTTTTTGGCTGAACTTGACAAAGGCGAAGTCAAGCAAAATTTGGATGAAGACGAATTCTTAAACATCCTTGAAATTCCGGTTAAAAATGTCATTCAAAATATGGGCAATCCTCCTTATACTCATGCAATAATGAATGCAGCCCTTTTCCTTTACTTAAAAGAAAAGAAATATCACTGA
- a CDS encoding ISAs1 family transposase — protein MKTLKEYFSELNDNRQSGKVKHLISEILVIALCAVCSGVQTVFEIGEFAEVKKDWLKNEVGLLLENGVPSHDTIGRVLAMINPKQFQSLFISWIEQSLNIPAGSYIHIDGKTLRGSASEQSRGIHLVSAFAHEAGVVLGQIKCAEKSNEITAIPELLNLLKLKSSIITIDAMGCQKEIAKEITKKKCDYVLALKENQPAAYNDVKDYFSIEDKDFQNTLLRFETLDIGHGREEKREYFLSTNINWFADKNKWANLKSFGMVKSTVRCKGKQYSEKRYFISSIEDINEFVTAVRTHWTIENTLHWSLDVIFRDDECQIREKNTAENIAILRRICFNRMKMYQNGKTLKRKKMLCTFDDSFRFNVLFS, from the coding sequence ATGAAAACATTAAAAGAATATTTTAGCGAGCTGAACGATAATCGTCAGTCGGGCAAAGTAAAGCACTTAATCAGTGAAATATTGGTAATAGCACTGTGTGCTGTTTGTAGCGGAGTTCAAACTGTATTTGAAATAGGGGAATTTGCCGAAGTAAAAAAGGATTGGCTAAAAAATGAGGTAGGACTATTGTTAGAAAATGGAGTTCCTTCGCACGACACCATAGGAAGAGTCCTTGCGATGATTAATCCCAAACAATTTCAAAGCCTTTTTATCTCGTGGATTGAACAATCCCTTAATATTCCAGCAGGTTCATACATTCACATTGATGGAAAAACATTACGTGGAAGTGCAAGTGAACAAAGTAGAGGTATTCATTTGGTAAGTGCATTTGCTCACGAAGCGGGAGTTGTACTAGGACAAATAAAATGTGCTGAAAAATCGAATGAAATCACAGCAATTCCTGAACTCCTTAACCTTTTAAAACTAAAAAGCTCGATAATTACTATAGATGCCATGGGTTGTCAAAAAGAAATAGCAAAAGAAATCACAAAGAAAAAATGTGATTATGTATTGGCTCTAAAAGAAAATCAGCCGGCAGCGTATAATGATGTAAAAGATTATTTTTCTATAGAAGATAAAGACTTTCAAAACACACTTTTAAGATTTGAAACCTTGGATATAGGGCATGGCAGAGAAGAAAAAAGAGAATACTTTCTTTCAACTAATATAAACTGGTTTGCAGATAAGAATAAATGGGCAAATTTAAAGAGTTTTGGAATGGTCAAAAGCACTGTAAGGTGCAAAGGCAAACAATACAGTGAAAAGCGTTACTTTATTAGCAGTATAGAGGATATAAATGAGTTTGTAACAGCTGTAAGAACACATTGGACAATAGAAAACACCTTACACTGGTCGCTGGATGTAATATTTAGAGACGATGAATGTCAAATTCGAGAAAAAAATACTGCTGAAAACATAGCAATTTTAAGGAGGATTTGCTTTAATCGAATGAAAATGTATCAAAACGGTAAAACTCTGAAAAGGAAGAAAATGCTTTGTACTTTTGATGATTCATTTAGGTTTAATGTTTTATTTAGCTAA
- a CDS encoding AAA family ATPase gives MSKDLFEAAASSFKQNEPLASRMRPLNLDEYVGQDHIIGEGCLLRRAIQADRLSSIIFFGPPGTGKTTLARVIANTTKSNFLSLNAVLTGVQQIREAISNAEENKKLYNRKTILFVDEVHRWNKSQQDALLPWVENGTIILIGATTENPYFEVNKALVSRSRIFELKALTNEDLKKVVQLVLTDKERGYGRWKVEFEDGALEHLIDTASGDARSLLNALELAVETSVEHWPPDEGFKITISLKIAEESIQKKVVLYDRDGDYHYDVISAFIKSIRGSDPDAAVYWLARMIAAGEDPRFIFRRMLISACEDVGLASPGAVSVVAGAAEAFDRVGMPEGRYHLAHAALYLATCPKSNSAEAFFKALDFVQKENREVPNHLKDPSRDGKDLGHGNNYLYPHSFDGHWVKQQYLPDGLEGTHFYEPSDQGYEGKIRPEILKKRQA, from the coding sequence GTGAGTAAGGATCTTTTTGAAGCTGCGGCTTCAAGTTTTAAACAAAATGAACCTCTTGCCTCCCGTATGCGGCCTCTTAATTTGGATGAATACGTAGGGCAGGATCATATTATCGGTGAGGGTTGTCTTTTGCGAAGGGCAATCCAAGCCGATAGGCTTTCTTCTATCATCTTTTTCGGTCCGCCCGGAACAGGAAAAACTACCCTTGCAAGGGTAATCGCAAATACCACCAAAAGCAATTTTTTAAGTTTAAATGCCGTTCTTACCGGAGTGCAGCAAATAAGGGAAGCTATATCCAATGCCGAAGAAAACAAAAAGCTTTACAACCGCAAGACTATTCTTTTTGTGGATGAGGTCCACCGTTGGAATAAGTCCCAGCAAGATGCCCTCCTGCCCTGGGTCGAAAACGGTACGATAATCCTAATCGGGGCCACAACAGAAAATCCTTATTTTGAAGTAAACAAGGCTCTTGTAAGCCGAAGCCGAATTTTCGAGTTAAAGGCCTTAACAAATGAGGATCTAAAAAAGGTTGTGCAGCTTGTGCTTACCGATAAGGAAAGGGGCTACGGTCGCTGGAAGGTGGAATTTGAAGATGGAGCCTTAGAGCATTTAATAGATACGGCTTCAGGGGATGCGAGGAGCCTTTTAAATGCCCTTGAGCTTGCAGTTGAAACAAGTGTAGAGCACTGGCCTCCTGACGAAGGCTTTAAAATAACAATCAGTCTTAAAATTGCAGAAGAAAGCATCCAAAAGAAGGTAGTGCTATACGACAGGGACGGCGACTATCATTATGATGTTATAAGCGCCTTTATAAAGTCGATTCGCGGAAGTGATCCCGATGCGGCTGTTTACTGGCTTGCCCGCATGATTGCCGCAGGAGAAGATCCCCGCTTTATTTTTAGAAGGATGCTGATTTCCGCCTGTGAAGATGTGGGGCTTGCCTCTCCCGGAGCTGTCAGCGTTGTTGCAGGAGCGGCCGAGGCCTTTGACCGTGTTGGAATGCCTGAAGGAAGGTATCATCTTGCCCATGCAGCCCTCTATTTGGCGACCTGCCCTAAATCAAACAGTGCCGAAGCTTTTTTTAAGGCTCTTGATTTTGTTCAAAAAGAAAATAGGGAAGTTCCTAATCACTTAAAAGATCCAAGTAGGGACGGAAAGGATTTAGGGCACGGTAATAATTATTTATATCCGCATAGTTTTGATGGGCATTGGGTTAAGCAGCAATATCTTCCCGACGGGCTTGAAGGTACTCACTTTTATGAGCCTAGTGATCAGGGTTATGAGGGTAAGATAAGGCCTGAAATTTTAAAAAAGCGGCAAGCCTAA
- a CDS encoding DNA starvation/stationary phase protection protein: MNNIIKRLSVHTADFAVLYIKLHNYHWHVEGFDFKPVHEMIESYYDTMSDFYDSVAERILQLNEKAPSSMKEYLAITGIEEETDKSFKTADALKKILGDFEYIAKEIKVTQIEAADSNDVATDGILSGIIEYFDKEIWMLKSTLK; the protein is encoded by the coding sequence ATGAACAATATAATTAAAAGATTATCAGTCCACACTGCCGACTTTGCAGTTCTTTATATAAAGCTGCATAATTATCACTGGCATGTAGAAGGGTTCGATTTTAAGCCTGTGCATGAAATGATAGAGTCATATTACGATACTATGAGCGATTTTTATGATTCCGTTGCCGAAAGAATTTTACAGCTAAACGAAAAAGCTCCCTCTTCTATGAAAGAGTATTTGGCAATAACGGGAATAGAGGAAGAAACAGATAAATCGTTTAAAACCGCAGATGCTCTTAAAAAAATCTTAGGCGATTTCGAGTACATTGCAAAAGAAATAAAGGTAACTCAAATTGAAGCTGCAGACAGCAATGATGTAGCTACAGACGGAATCCTTAGCGGGATTATCGAATACTTTGACAAAGAAATATGGATGTTAAAATCCACTTTGAAATAA
- a CDS encoding peroxiredoxin — protein sequence MEQMAMNMPLLGDDFPQLAVATTHGPMKLPCDLKGSWFVLFSHPADFTPVCTTEFVAFQKLTPEFEKLGVKLIGLSVDQMQSHLKWIEWIKEKLGVEITFPVIAANDSIANQIGLLHPGKGTNTVRAVFIVDPNGKVRLVLYYPQEIGRNMEEILRAVKALQISDKNKVAMPADWPNNCLLKDKVIIPPPPTEEEAKKRLKEYEGYDFWFCHKSL from the coding sequence ATGGAACAAATGGCAATGAATATGCCCCTTTTGGGAGATGACTTCCCTCAGTTAGCGGTTGCGACAACACATGGACCTATGAAGCTTCCCTGTGATCTTAAAGGCAGTTGGTTTGTGCTCTTTAGCCACCCTGCCGACTTTACACCCGTATGTACTACGGAATTTGTAGCGTTTCAAAAGTTAACACCCGAATTTGAAAAGCTCGGTGTAAAGCTCATCGGTCTTTCTGTAGACCAAATGCAGAGCCACTTAAAGTGGATTGAGTGGATTAAGGAAAAGCTTGGGGTTGAAATTACCTTCCCCGTAATTGCTGCAAACGACAGCATTGCAAACCAGATCGGACTCTTGCACCCCGGAAAAGGTACAAACACTGTTCGTGCCGTATTTATCGTAGATCCTAACGGAAAAGTTAGACTTGTGCTTTACTATCCGCAGGAAATCGGCCGAAACATGGAAGAAATTCTTAGAGCCGTTAAAGCTCTTCAGATTTCCGACAAGAACAAGGTTGCTATGCCCGCAGATTGGCCGAACAACTGCTTGCTCAAGGATAAGGTCATCATCCCTCCGCCTCCCACAGAAGAGGAAGCCAAAAAGCGGTTAAAAGAATATGAGGGCTATGACTTCTGGTTCTGCCATAAGTCATTATAA
- the folD gene encoding bifunctional methylenetetrahydrofolate dehydrogenase/methenyltetrahydrofolate cyclohydrolase FolD has product MSAKIIDGSQIAADLRADIAKDVEKIKAKGVQPTLAVILVGNDPASQSYVKGKTNALHEVGMNDRTFRLPETTTQDELLKLIKELNADKLVNGILVQLPLPKQIDPDTVIETISPEKDVDGFHPVNVGKLLLGHDTFIPCTPHGVIHLLKRTGVETSGAKVVIVGRSNIVGKPLSVLMMNKDVNATVTVCHSGTKNLPEVTKEADILVAAMGKPQFIKADMIKKGAVVIDVGVNRIDDSSKKSGFRLVGDVDFEPACEIASAITPVPKGVGPMTIAMLVANTLIAAKRQNGLE; this is encoded by the coding sequence ATGAGTGCAAAAATTATTGACGGCTCGCAGATAGCCGCAGATTTGCGAGCAGATATTGCAAAAGATGTTGAAAAAATAAAGGCAAAGGGAGTTCAACCGACTCTAGCCGTTATTTTGGTCGGAAATGATCCTGCATCCCAGTCATATGTAAAGGGAAAAACAAATGCTCTTCACGAGGTTGGAATGAATGACAGGACATTCAGACTTCCCGAAACAACAACTCAGGATGAACTGCTTAAACTTATTAAAGAACTGAATGCCGATAAGCTGGTGAACGGGATTTTGGTACAATTACCCTTGCCTAAGCAAATCGATCCTGATACGGTAATTGAAACTATAAGCCCCGAAAAAGATGTAGACGGTTTCCATCCGGTAAATGTAGGTAAGCTCCTTTTAGGACATGATACCTTCATTCCTTGCACCCCCCACGGCGTAATTCATCTTTTAAAGAGAACCGGAGTTGAAACAAGCGGTGCAAAAGTCGTAATTGTAGGCCGTTCCAACATAGTAGGAAAACCTCTTTCAGTTTTAATGATGAATAAGGATGTAAATGCCACAGTAACGGTTTGCCACAGCGGTACCAAGAATTTACCTGAGGTTACAAAAGAGGCCGATATTTTGGTTGCAGCCATGGGCAAACCTCAATTTATTAAGGCCGATATGATTAAAAAAGGTGCTGTCGTTATAGATGTCGGTGTAAACAGAATTGATGACAGCTCAAAAAAGAGCGGCTTTAGACTTGTAGGCGATGTCGACTTTGAGCCCGCCTGCGAAATTGCTTCAGCGATAACACCCGTACCCAAGGGAGTGGGGCCCATGACAATCGCAATGCTTGTTGCAAACACGCTGATCGCGGCAAAACGTCAAAACGGTTTAGAATAA
- a CDS encoding heavy metal translocating P-type ATPase, with product MSKKTKFNITGMTCSACSSHVQRAVEKLEGAAEVQVNLLTNSMSVNYDENLLTPDKIIEAVEKAGYGAEDVDGLTKPSLSDSSKDGAKRSSQTDAAKRERDQVKARLIWSLIFVLPLFYISMGHMAGAPIPHFLHGIENAILFSFTQFLLTLPVLVLNKKFFIGGFKAFLNKAPNMDSLVAVGSGAAVIYGIFAIYKMAYGMGHGDTATVERFAHDLYFESAAVILALVTLGKFLEANAKGKTSDAITKLMNLRPKTALVIRNGKEEEIPVEEIVKGDLVLIKPGFSIPVDGIIVEGSSSVDEAAITGESLPVEKAAGDKVISASINLSGTFTFKAERVGDDTTLSQIIALVEEASASKAPVSKLADKISNYFVPAVILIAVITLFVWLAAGEGFEFALSRAISVLVISCPCALGLATPTAIMAGTGKGARLGILIRSAEALETAHKTNTVVLDKTGTITQGRPDVIEIKKIDNFSGDEVLKFAYSLEVLSEHPLANAVIKHAKEKGLDVLKIKDFKAEHGFGISGIEEASGLKIFAGNEKLFQKNNIEISHAASEIDALAEKGATPLLIGLSGAKDGSSSGTDSGAKLIGIIAVADKIKEGSIEAIAEFKAMGIKTIMLTGDNKKTANAIKAQTGVDDFAAELLPQNKKSEIEKLHQAGHKTAMIGDGINDAPALMTADVGIAIGNGTDIAIESADIILMNDSLQSAVDSIQLSRVVMRNIKENLFWALFYNSLCIPLAAGVFYPVFGIVLSPMIAAAAMSLSSVSVVSNALRLNYFKPKRKHKINRNAESCITEKNKIKEKEFMNTVLKVNGMQCQHCVSHVKEALTKISGVSAEIDLGAKTATITHPENVAAADLKKAIEEAGYTVE from the coding sequence ATGAGTAAAAAGACAAAATTTAATATTACCGGTATGACCTGCTCGGCGTGTTCTTCTCATGTTCAAAGAGCTGTAGAAAAGCTTGAGGGGGCTGCCGAAGTACAGGTTAATCTTTTAACCAATAGTATGAGTGTCAATTATGATGAAAATCTTTTGACACCGGATAAAATTATAGAAGCAGTCGAAAAGGCCGGATATGGGGCCGAGGATGTAGATGGATTAACAAAGCCTTCTCTTTCGGATTCATCCAAAGATGGGGCAAAGCGTTCATCTCAGACGGATGCTGCAAAGCGTGAGCGGGATCAGGTAAAGGCAAGGCTTATTTGGTCCTTGATTTTTGTGCTTCCTCTTTTTTATATTTCTATGGGGCACATGGCGGGAGCCCCGATTCCTCATTTTTTGCATGGGATAGAAAATGCTATTCTTTTTAGTTTTACCCAGTTTTTATTGACCCTTCCTGTTTTGGTATTAAACAAAAAATTCTTTATAGGCGGCTTCAAGGCTTTTTTGAACAAGGCTCCAAATATGGACTCCCTTGTTGCAGTCGGTTCAGGGGCGGCCGTTATTTATGGAATTTTTGCCATTTATAAGATGGCATACGGAATGGGGCATGGAGATACGGCAACTGTAGAGCGTTTTGCTCATGATCTTTATTTTGAATCGGCTGCCGTTATTTTGGCCCTTGTAACCTTGGGAAAATTCCTTGAAGCCAATGCAAAGGGAAAAACATCGGATGCGATTACAAAACTGATGAATCTGCGGCCTAAAACCGCCCTAGTTATCAGGAACGGTAAGGAAGAAGAAATTCCGGTCGAAGAAATTGTAAAGGGCGATCTTGTTTTAATCAAGCCCGGTTTTTCCATTCCCGTTGACGGCATTATAGTTGAAGGAAGCTCTTCGGTAGATGAGGCTGCAATTACCGGTGAGAGCCTCCCGGTCGAAAAGGCTGCAGGAGACAAGGTTATAAGCGCTTCCATTAACCTTTCGGGAACCTTTACATTTAAGGCTGAAAGGGTAGGCGATGACACAACCCTTTCCCAAATAATTGCCCTTGTAGAAGAAGCCTCGGCCTCAAAGGCTCCTGTTTCAAAATTAGCAGATAAGATAAGCAATTACTTTGTACCGGCCGTTATTCTTATTGCGGTGATTACCTTGTTTGTCTGGCTCGCCGCAGGAGAGGGTTTTGAATTTGCTCTTTCGAGGGCTATTTCGGTTCTTGTCATTTCCTGCCCCTGTGCCCTAGGTCTTGCAACCCCCACCGCCATTATGGCCGGAACAGGGAAGGGTGCCCGGCTCGGTATCTTAATCCGCTCGGCTGAGGCCCTTGAAACTGCCCACAAAACAAACACAGTAGTCTTGGACAAGACAGGAACGATAACCCAAGGCCGCCCCGATGTAATCGAGATTAAAAAGATAGATAATTTCAGCGGGGACGAAGTGCTCAAGTTTGCATACAGTTTGGAAGTTCTTTCCGAGCATCCTTTGGCAAATGCCGTTATAAAACATGCAAAAGAAAAAGGCTTGGATGTTTTAAAAATTAAGGATTTTAAGGCTGAACACGGTTTCGGTATTTCGGGTATCGAAGAGGCTTCGGGATTAAAAATATTTGCCGGTAATGAAAAGCTCTTCCAAAAAAACAATATCGAAATTTCCCATGCTGCATCAGAAATTGATGCTCTTGCAGAAAAGGGCGCAACTCCTCTTTTAATAGGTCTAAGCGGTGCTAAGGACGGAAGTTCTTCAGGAACCGATTCAGGTGCAAAGCTCATCGGAATTATAGCTGTTGCCGACAAAATTAAGGAAGGCAGCATCGAGGCGATTGCAGAGTTTAAGGCTATGGGCATCAAAACTATAATGCTGACAGGAGACAACAAAAAAACTGCAAATGCCATAAAGGCTCAAACAGGAGTCGACGATTTTGCTGCCGAGCTTTTGCCTCAAAACAAAAAGAGTGAAATCGAAAAACTTCATCAAGCAGGTCATAAAACGGCTATGATAGGCGACGGCATAAACGATGCTCCGGCCCTTATGACGGCCGATGTGGGTATAGCCATAGGCAACGGCACAGATATAGCGATTGAAAGTGCGGATATTATCTTGATGAATGACAGTCTGCAATCTGCGGTTGATTCGATTCAATTAAGCCGTGTTGTTATGCGTAATATAAAAGAAAACCTATTTTGGGCTCTCTTTTATAATTCGCTATGTATACCCTTGGCGGCAGGAGTTTTCTATCCTGTCTTCGGTATTGTGTTAAGCCCCATGATTGCGGCTGCTGCAATGAGCTTGAGTTCGGTATCGGTTGTAAGCAATGCCCTGCGATTAAATTATTTTAAGCCCAAACGAAAACATAAAATAAACCGTAATGCGGAATCTTGCATAACGGAAAAAAATAAAATTAAGGAGAAAGAATTTATGAATACTGTATTAAAGGTAAACGGAATGCAGTGCCAACACTGTGTTTCCCATGTTAAAGAAGCCTTAACAAAGATTTCGGGTGTTTCTGCCGAAATAGACCTAGGAGCAAAAACTGCAACTATAACTCATCCTGAAAATGTTGCAGCTGCAGATCTAAAAAAAGCTATTGAAGAAGCCGGATACACGGTAGAATAA